In Anaerolineales bacterium, the following proteins share a genomic window:
- a CDS encoding Hpt domain-containing protein, translating into MPNIDQATFDNLKQMSGEDFINELIDTCLEDAPKLVMELRAALAAQDSDSFRRAAHSLKSNAATFGALGVAELAKELETLGRENRLTDAGNRLTVLDEAVKSACSELRGLKS; encoded by the coding sequence ATGCCAAACATTGACCAAGCGACGTTCGACAATCTAAAACAAATGTCCGGGGAGGATTTTATCAACGAGTTGATAGACACTTGTCTCGAGGATGCGCCGAAACTGGTGATGGAACTCCGCGCCGCGCTTGCCGCACAGGATTCCGATTCGTTCCGCCGCGCGGCGCATTCATTGAAATCGAACGCGGCGACATTTGGCGCGCTGGGCGTCGCGGAGTTGGCGAAAGAGTTGGAAACGCTGGGGAGGGAGAACCGGCTGACAGATGCCGGGAACAGGCTGACTGTCCTGGATGAAGCGGTAAAGTCCGCTTGCAGTGAACTTCGAGGCTTGAAGTCATGA
- a CDS encoding adenylate/guanylate cyclase domain-containing response regulator → MKSSHEPGQMLVVDDNRVNRLLLTRALEQNGHVVFTAEHGKIAMEMLRSRPFDVILLDIDMPEMNGFEVLEALLDDDDLRDLPVIMTSASDELDRVVKCIEMGAEDYLVKPLNPVLLRARVNASLEKKRLRDQQRNLFRTFATPEVAEQLLREGFSLGGKDVIASVMFADIRSFTTLSENQEPAATIEMLNEYFALMFDPITGNHGTVNQMEGDGLMAIFGAPAFHENHREQAVSAALEMIGLLRIFNEQRAVQGRGRIEIGIGIATGKVIAGYTGTQHRATYTCVGDTVNVAARIEDHTKAAGKPILIDQATREGLTDSIRVEDLGEVLFKGKQHPIRVFSVPV, encoded by the coding sequence ATGAAGTCCTCGCATGAGCCCGGTCAGATGCTCGTCGTGGACGATAATCGCGTGAACCGTCTGCTGTTGACGCGCGCGCTCGAGCAGAATGGACACGTGGTGTTCACGGCGGAGCATGGCAAGATCGCAATGGAGATGCTACGCTCCCGCCCGTTCGATGTGATCTTGCTCGATATTGACATGCCGGAGATGAACGGTTTTGAAGTGCTGGAGGCGTTGCTAGATGACGATGACCTGCGCGACTTGCCGGTGATCATGACCTCCGCATCAGACGAACTCGACCGCGTGGTGAAATGTATCGAAATGGGCGCGGAGGATTATCTCGTCAAGCCGCTGAACCCGGTGTTATTGCGAGCGCGCGTAAACGCCAGCCTTGAAAAGAAACGTTTACGCGACCAGCAGAGAAATTTATTCCGCACGTTTGCCACGCCCGAAGTGGCGGAACAGTTGTTGCGCGAGGGATTTTCGCTGGGCGGCAAGGATGTGATCGCCTCGGTCATGTTCGCGGATATCCGCTCGTTCACCACCTTGAGCGAAAATCAGGAGCCAGCCGCCACCATCGAAATGCTCAACGAATATTTTGCGTTGATGTTTGACCCGATCACCGGCAATCATGGAACCGTGAATCAAATGGAAGGCGACGGGCTCATGGCGATCTTCGGCGCGCCAGCCTTTCACGAGAACCACCGTGAACAGGCGGTGAGCGCCGCGTTGGAAATGATCGGCTTGTTGCGGATCTTTAACGAACAGAGAGCCGTGCAGGGCAGAGGGCGCATCGAGATCGGGATCGGGATCGCGACCGGCAAAGTGATCGCGGGATATACCGGCACACAACATCGCGCCACTTACACCTGCGTCGGCGATACGGTCAATGTGGCGGCGCGCATCGAAGATCACACCAAAGCGGCGGGGAAACCCATCTTGATTGACCAAGCTACGCGTGAGGGGCTGACAGATTCGATCCGAGTGGAGGATCTGGGCGAGGTTTTGTTCAAAGGTAAACAACATCCCATCCGGGTATTTTCGGTGCCGGTGTAA
- a CDS encoding LysM peptidoglycan-binding domain-containing protein has product MAGMKRGTLVASTMMLTAILLSACNQPYSTPPAVTNTPINPDNFFATPATEATGLTDVEIFATQTALGINPSLLNTTTPDGTTPQSPTFTSTPFVQLPTTLSPTPTSTLALPSGVTSTPGSVPSGSRPPTYVLQSQEFPFCIARRYNLDPDSLLSVNQLGSGNVYYAGFQLNLSSVASPFPGERALRAHPTTYTVTGNADTTVYGVACKFGDIEPSAIVQANSGITLDSTFNVGQTLSIP; this is encoded by the coding sequence ATGGCAGGAATGAAACGAGGCACGTTAGTTGCCTCCACAATGATGCTGACGGCAATTCTACTTTCAGCGTGCAATCAACCCTATTCGACGCCGCCTGCGGTGACGAACACACCGATCAACCCGGATAATTTTTTTGCCACGCCCGCCACAGAGGCAACCGGTTTGACCGACGTGGAGATCTTTGCGACACAGACCGCGCTAGGAATCAACCCAAGCCTATTGAACACCACCACTCCCGATGGAACTACGCCGCAAAGCCCGACCTTCACCTCCACACCCTTCGTGCAACTGCCAACTACTCTGTCGCCAACCCCCACCTCCACACTTGCTCTTCCTAGCGGTGTGACCTCCACACCCGGCTCTGTGCCATCGGGTTCGCGTCCGCCCACGTATGTGCTTCAAAGTCAGGAATTTCCATTCTGCATTGCGCGCCGCTACAACCTTGATCCCGATTCCCTGCTATCCGTCAATCAATTGGGCAGCGGCAATGTCTATTACGCGGGCTTCCAATTGAATCTGAGCAGTGTTGCCTCGCCGTTCCCCGGCGAACGAGCGTTGCGCGCGCATCCCACCACATACACCGTAACCGGTAACGCCGACACCACCGTCTATGGCGTGGCGTGTAAATTCGGCGACATCGAACCCTCCGCCATTGTGCAAGCCAACTCAGGCATTACGCTCGACTCCACATTTAACGTCGGACAAACGTTAAGCATCCCGTAA
- a CDS encoding NUDIX hydrolase translates to MSFELLKSVTLMQGRTFRIRRDFLKTPDGRETHFEIVEHGGSVIIIPVDENGNILFVRQYRHAVGINLLELPAGTRDGNEPFDACAAREIREETGMAAGQLVQIGEFYLAPGYSTEFMGIFLATELTHNPLAPDADEILSVEKIPVKQAFELAERGEIPDAKSLAALLLARPHLEKFIG, encoded by the coding sequence ATGTCGTTTGAATTGCTCAAATCGGTCACCCTCATGCAAGGGCGCACATTCCGAATCCGCCGCGATTTTCTAAAAACTCCGGATGGGCGCGAAACGCACTTCGAGATCGTCGAACATGGCGGCTCGGTCATCATTATCCCTGTGGATGAAAATGGGAACATTTTGTTCGTACGGCAGTATCGCCACGCGGTAGGTATTAATCTTCTGGAATTACCGGCCGGGACGCGCGACGGCAACGAACCGTTCGACGCGTGCGCCGCGCGCGAGATCCGTGAAGAGACGGGCATGGCGGCGGGACAGCTGGTCCAAATTGGGGAATTTTATCTCGCCCCCGGCTACTCCACCGAATTCATGGGCATCTTCCTCGCCACCGAGTTAACGCACAACCCGCTCGCGCCCGACGCGGATGAAATCCTGTCCGTGGAAAAAATCCCGGTGAAGCAAGCCTTTGAACTCGCCGAACGCGGCGAAATACCCGATGCCAAATCGCTGGCGGCGTTACTGCTGGCGCGTCCGCATCTGGAGAAATTTATCGGTTGA
- a CDS encoding YjdF family protein: MFEREDEGAYQLSRVVFGPEPTDAQLYEYIRSEYKNLDFGKPIKDQVRIVRKKNFKRMQREVRKEVYEKGVGTKAQQAMKLQIEANKRERQSKSKERREREKMVKFKMKQEKKKEKHRGH, from the coding sequence GTGTTCGAGCGCGAGGATGAAGGCGCTTATCAACTATCACGCGTGGTGTTTGGACCTGAGCCAACTGACGCTCAGTTGTATGAATATATCCGCAGTGAATATAAAAACCTGGATTTTGGCAAGCCGATCAAAGATCAGGTGAGGATTGTACGTAAAAAGAATTTCAAACGGATGCAACGGGAGGTCCGCAAGGAAGTTTACGAAAAAGGCGTTGGAACAAAAGCCCAGCAAGCGATGAAATTGCAAATTGAAGCAAACAAGAGGGAACGCCAATCGAAATCAAAGGAACGGCGGGAACGAGAGAAGATGGTGAAGTTTAAAATGAAGCAAGAGAAAAAGAAGGAGAAACATCGCGGGCATTGA
- the thrC gene encoding threonine synthase, with product MPKFLGYRCSLCGTEYAPNEVAYTCPKDGGNLDVTLDIESIRTKYQPEDILSRNDPSLWRYLPLLPVDEPQGDSTPLHAAGGTPVFKLTSLAKKHGLQNLWLKDESRNPTASFKDRASAIVVTRAHEIGAEIVVTASTGNAGAALAGMSAAAGQKAIIFAPKSAPPAKVVQLLIFGAKVILVDGTYDDAFDLTVKCADEFGWYCRNTGYNPFTAEGKKTAAFEIWEWWQDAHAKWHDEFGEGHEHPPLTVFVSVGDGNIISGIHKGFKDLVELGWMQRMPRLIGVQAEGSAAISNAFHAETETIQPVKAQTIADSISVDLPRDGVRAVRAARETGGTYMTVSDEEILKAIAELGSVGVFAEPAGAAAYAGVVRAVSTGEIGSEDPILALNTGSGLKDIRAAMNAVASAPVIEPTLDAVKKIL from the coding sequence ATGCCAAAATTCCTCGGCTATCGCTGTTCGCTGTGCGGGACGGAATATGCCCCCAACGAGGTCGCCTACACCTGCCCGAAAGACGGCGGCAATTTGGACGTGACGCTCGATATCGAGTCCATCAGAACCAAATATCAGCCCGAAGATATTCTCTCGCGCAACGACCCATCGCTGTGGAGGTATCTGCCGCTCCTGCCGGTGGACGAGCCTCAAGGCGATTCGACTCCATTGCACGCGGCGGGCGGAACTCCCGTCTTCAAGTTGACCTCCCTCGCAAAAAAACACGGCTTGCAAAACCTGTGGCTGAAGGACGAGTCGCGTAACCCGACGGCTTCGTTCAAAGACCGAGCCAGCGCCATCGTTGTGACTCGTGCTCACGAGATCGGCGCCGAGATCGTCGTCACCGCTTCGACCGGGAACGCCGGCGCGGCTCTCGCAGGGATGTCTGCCGCGGCTGGGCAGAAAGCCATCATCTTTGCGCCGAAGTCCGCGCCGCCGGCGAAGGTGGTGCAACTGCTCATCTTCGGCGCGAAAGTGATCCTCGTGGACGGAACCTACGACGACGCGTTCGACCTCACCGTGAAATGCGCGGACGAGTTCGGCTGGTATTGCCGCAACACGGGCTACAACCCGTTCACGGCGGAGGGGAAGAAGACCGCCGCCTTCGAGATTTGGGAATGGTGGCAGGACGCGCACGCGAAATGGCACGATGAATTCGGCGAAGGACACGAGCATCCGCCGTTGACCGTTTTCGTTTCGGTCGGCGACGGCAACATCATTTCGGGAATCCACAAGGGATTCAAAGACCTCGTCGAACTCGGCTGGATGCAGCGTATGCCGCGTCTGATCGGCGTGCAGGCGGAAGGCTCGGCGGCGATCTCGAACGCGTTCCACGCGGAGACCGAAACGATTCAACCCGTGAAAGCGCAGACGATTGCCGATTCGATTTCCGTTGATCTGCCGCGTGACGGCGTACGAGCGGTGCGCGCCGCGCGGGAAACCGGCGGGACGTACATGACCGTTTCCGACGAAGAGATTCTCAAAGCCATCGCCGAACTCGGTAGTGTCGGCGTTTTTGCCGAACCGGCTGGGGCGGCGGCGTATGCCGGGGTCGTGCGGGCAGTTTCCACCGGGGAGATCGGAAGCGAGGATCCCATCCTGGCGTTGAATACCGGTAGTGGACTCAAAGACATCCGCGCCGCGATGAACGCGGTCGCGTCCGCGCCGGTCATCGAGCCGACGCTGGATGCCGTCAAAAAAATATTGTGA
- a CDS encoding glycosyltransferase family 2 protein: MKITYSIVAPIFNEKENLPELYRRVSEVMEQTRKPWELVLVDDGSSDGSSDIIRALAKKDKRVRPVIFARNFGHQVAVTAGLDYSRGEAVVIIDSDLQDPPELILEMAKKWQEGYEVVFAVRAEREGESWFKLWTASLFYRLIYRITDVKIPLDTGDFRLMDRKVVDVMNKMRERHRFLRGMSAWVGFKQIGVEYKRAARTAGETKYPFKKMLRLAINAVTGFSYFPLQVATFFGFFSAGIAILAMPIVIYLRASGSQAFFGQASTLLAVLFLGGVQLISLGILGEYIGRLYDEAKGRPLYIVREAPEE, from the coding sequence ATGAAAATTACTTATTCGATCGTCGCCCCCATCTTCAATGAAAAAGAAAACCTGCCCGAGTTGTATCGCCGCGTTTCAGAGGTGATGGAGCAAACGCGCAAGCCGTGGGAACTTGTGCTTGTGGACGACGGTTCCTCCGATGGGTCGAGTGACATCATCCGCGCGCTTGCAAAGAAAGACAAACGCGTGCGCCCGGTCATCTTCGCGCGGAATTTTGGTCACCAAGTGGCGGTAACCGCCGGGCTGGATTATTCGCGCGGCGAAGCGGTCGTCATCATCGATTCCGATTTGCAAGATCCGCCTGAATTGATTCTTGAAATGGCGAAGAAATGGCAGGAGGGCTACGAGGTGGTTTTTGCTGTGCGCGCTGAACGCGAGGGCGAGTCGTGGTTCAAGTTGTGGACTGCTTCACTGTTCTATCGCCTGATCTATCGCATCACCGACGTGAAGATTCCGCTCGACACCGGCGATTTCCGTTTGATGGACCGCAAGGTGGTGGATGTGATGAACAAGATGCGCGAGCGCCATCGTTTTCTGCGCGGCATGAGCGCCTGGGTGGGCTTCAAACAGATCGGCGTGGAATACAAACGCGCGGCGCGCACCGCGGGCGAGACCAAGTACCCCTTCAAGAAAATGCTCCGCCTCGCCATCAACGCGGTGACCGGGTTTTCGTATTTCCCGTTGCAGGTCGCCACGTTCTTCGGCTTTTTCTCGGCGGGCATCGCCATCCTTGCCATGCCGATTGTCATTTACTTGCGCGCCAGCGGCTCGCAAGCGTTCTTTGGTCAGGCTTCAACATTGCTGGCTGTTTTATTTTTGGGCGGCGTGCAATTGATCTCGCTCGGAATTTTGGGTGAATACATCGGGCGGTTGTACGATGAAGCCAAGGGCAGGCCGCTGTACATCGTGCGCGAAGCGCCGGAAGAGTAG
- a CDS encoding MATE family efflux transporter has product MSLSFFKDKVFFRAMLALAAPVAFQQLITAGLNMIDVIMVGQLGETAVAALGLANQIFFLLILFLFGVTSGMAIFTAQYWGKGDVENIRKVLGICLTLAIFVAVLFSLAAVFIPEKLMSFYTEDAAVIELGSDYLRIVGLSYVLMAVSVAYISILRSITLVTMTVIVSVVSLGLKTAVGYTLIFGHFGFPALGVRGAAIGTVFGWTFECVFLLILVYAFKTPLAANPFRLFHFSRPFLLTVLRTSLPAAINEVVWSFGITTYNAVYARIGTDSIAAININATVEELMFVLFIGLGNACSVLVGNKIGEKDKDTAFEYSRRATIIAVMLSILGGAVVFLMRDRVAALYQLSPAAIYDLRQIMLVYSLSVWLRVFNFMLFIGALRAGGDTKYAMFTELFSIWLIGVPAALIGGFVLHLPVYYVYALVLLEEVIKAVIITRRYLSRKWIHDLVNASGDEMPASPSNHNIPQS; this is encoded by the coding sequence ATGTCGTTATCCTTTTTCAAAGATAAGGTCTTCTTCCGTGCCATGCTCGCGCTGGCGGCGCCGGTCGCGTTCCAACAATTGATCACCGCCGGGCTCAACATGATCGACGTGATCATGGTCGGGCAGTTGGGAGAGACGGCGGTCGCCGCGCTGGGGCTGGCAAACCAAATTTTCTTTTTGTTAATCCTGTTCCTGTTCGGCGTCACCAGCGGCATGGCGATCTTCACCGCGCAATATTGGGGCAAGGGCGATGTTGAAAATATCCGCAAGGTGTTGGGCATTTGCCTGACCCTCGCCATTTTCGTCGCGGTTCTATTTTCGCTTGCCGCCGTGTTCATCCCTGAAAAGTTGATGAGCTTCTACACGGAAGACGCGGCGGTCATCGAACTGGGAAGCGATTACCTGCGCATCGTTGGCTTGAGTTACGTGTTGATGGCGGTCTCGGTTGCTTATATTTCCATTCTGCGGAGTATCACCCTGGTGACCATGACCGTGATCGTGTCGGTCGTTTCGTTGGGGTTGAAGACCGCCGTCGGTTACACGTTGATCTTTGGACATTTTGGATTCCCTGCGCTCGGCGTTCGAGGCGCGGCGATCGGCACGGTGTTCGGATGGACGTTCGAATGTGTTTTCCTGCTCATCCTCGTGTACGCGTTCAAGACCCCGTTGGCGGCAAATCCGTTCCGTCTCTTCCATTTCAGCCGTCCGTTTTTATTGACCGTCCTGCGCACCTCCCTGCCTGCCGCGATCAACGAAGTTGTGTGGTCGTTCGGCATTACCACGTACAACGCGGTCTATGCCCGCATCGGAACCGATTCGATTGCCGCCATCAACATCAACGCCACAGTCGAGGAACTCATGTTCGTTTTGTTCATCGGTTTGGGCAATGCGTGTTCTGTGCTGGTTGGCAACAAGATCGGCGAAAAGGATAAAGACACTGCCTTTGAATACAGCCGCCGCGCTACGATCATCGCCGTCATGCTTTCGATCCTCGGCGGCGCGGTCGTTTTTCTCATGCGCGACCGGGTCGCGGCGCTCTATCAACTATCGCCCGCCGCCATTTACGACTTGCGGCAGATCATGCTCGTCTATTCGCTTTCGGTGTGGCTGCGCGTTTTCAACTTCATGCTCTTCATCGGCGCGTTACGCGCGGGCGGCGACACCAAATACGCCATGTTCACCGAACTCTTTTCCATCTGGCTGATCGGCGTGCCCGCCGCGCTGATCGGCGGATTTGTCCTGCATCTGCCGGTCTACTACGTGTACGCGCTGGTCTTGTTGGAAGAAGTTATCAAAGCCGTGATCATCACCCGGCGCTACCTCTCTCGGAAATGGATCCACGACCTCGTCAACGCGAGCGGGGATGAAATGCCCGCTTCACCTTCCAACCACAACATTCCTCAATCGTAA
- a CDS encoding sulfotransferase has translation MSTQGIASSMHYNFRLFWRTFYRSFFNSKNTPAPLTRRRLIFLIFFYAVWPLGSLFHWFCFWLDDIFFPAHKTQPIEKPLFIIGNLRSGSTFLHRLLSRDAETFTSLTTWDIYLTPSVIQKKFTQFVSRLDKKLGGHLHRLLYAFDRRTLGQFKIHPISFFQPEEDENILMHAWDSFWGTFLFPFMDEFPNYQHFDEALPPERKRKIMLFYKSMLQRHLYATGKKYYVAKAPAFSAKIESLIEFFPDARIICLVRNPLDMLPSTVSWINYSRGVFTGQPKTYIYLDEILDLTQYWYRHPLQYIDTHPSPRYLILNYDDLVQRPERVIRGFYEQFGYPDKPGLPIIIDQAVKETLAFKSDHTYSYAEMGFTREKIVEIFSDIFERFGFDKREHEATGVQIRVSTFD, from the coding sequence ATGTCAACCCAAGGAATCGCCTCGTCAATGCACTACAACTTCCGCCTGTTCTGGCGCACGTTCTATCGCTCATTTTTCAACTCCAAAAACACACCCGCCCCCCTCACTCGAAGACGACTTATTTTCCTCATCTTCTTCTACGCGGTCTGGCCCCTCGGTTCGTTATTCCATTGGTTCTGTTTCTGGCTCGACGATATTTTCTTCCCCGCGCACAAAACCCAACCCATTGAAAAACCGCTCTTCATCATCGGAAATTTGCGGAGCGGCTCCACCTTCCTCCATCGCCTGCTCTCGCGCGACGCAGAAACCTTCACCAGCCTCACCACCTGGGACATCTATCTCACCCCTTCCGTTATTCAAAAGAAATTTACGCAGTTCGTCTCGCGGCTCGACAAAAAACTGGGCGGACATCTGCATCGCCTGCTCTACGCCTTTGACCGCCGCACGCTGGGACAATTCAAGATCCATCCCATCTCGTTCTTCCAACCCGAAGAGGATGAGAACATCCTCATGCACGCCTGGGATTCGTTCTGGGGCACATTCCTCTTCCCTTTCATGGACGAATTCCCGAACTACCAGCATTTCGATGAGGCGCTGCCGCCCGAACGCAAACGCAAGATCATGTTGTTTTACAAGTCCATGCTGCAACGGCACCTCTACGCGACAGGCAAAAAATATTACGTTGCAAAAGCGCCCGCCTTCAGCGCCAAGATCGAATCGCTCATCGAGTTCTTCCCCGACGCGCGCATCATCTGTCTCGTGCGCAACCCGCTGGACATGCTCCCCTCCACCGTATCGTGGATCAACTACTCACGCGGAGTTTTCACCGGGCAACCCAAAACCTACATTTATCTGGATGAAATTTTAGACCTGACTCAATACTGGTATCGCCACCCGCTTCAATACATTGACACGCATCCTTCCCCCAGATACCTGATTCTCAACTACGACGATCTGGTCCAACGCCCGGAGCGGGTCATCCGCGGCTTCTACGAGCAGTTCGGCTACCCGGATAAACCCGGCTTACCCATCATCATTGACCAAGCCGTGAAAGAAACGCTCGCCTTCAAAAGCGACCATACGTATTCCTACGCGGAAATGGGTTTCACCCGCGAAAAAATCGTGGAAATATTTTCCGACATTTTCGAACGCTTTGGCTTCGACAAACGCGAGCATGAAGCGACAGGGGTACAGATAAGAGTGTCCACGTTCGATTAA
- the lgt gene encoding prolipoprotein diacylglyceryl transferase: MINPVIFTIRLFGYEFPVYWYGLIVMTGVLVGSMIVERSLKRRGEDSEKFWDALIWVVLFGILGARLWYIVNATLGGNRTFIENPAQIINLRQGGLHIFGGFLIGGIVLLWFIRKNKLDPWLYLDMAGPGLLIGQAIGRLGNFVNQELYGPPTTLPWGIHIAAENRLPQFQGFPEATRFHPTFAYEMLWNFAAAGLLLWLSRRYEKELKPGTLFAGWLILAGIGRTWIEFFRPDQPKIPELGISYSAVFASLMAVTGAVILMARYKGISFSFTENWEEEYKITPPLVPVVSQPVVDEPVIARPKRKTATRKPKAKLSPRKTGKTSKRTKKSTS; encoded by the coding sequence ATGATTAATCCTGTGATATTTACAATCCGCTTGTTCGGTTATGAATTTCCCGTCTATTGGTATGGGCTGATCGTCATGACCGGCGTGCTGGTCGGTTCGATGATCGTGGAGCGCAGTCTTAAACGGCGCGGTGAAGACAGCGAAAAATTTTGGGACGCGCTGATCTGGGTGGTATTGTTCGGCATCCTCGGCGCGCGGCTGTGGTATATCGTCAACGCCACGCTGGGCGGCAATCGCACCTTTATCGAAAACCCCGCGCAGATCATCAATCTCCGTCAGGGCGGACTACATATTTTCGGCGGTTTCCTGATCGGCGGCATCGTCTTGTTGTGGTTCATCCGCAAGAACAAACTCGACCCGTGGTTGTATCTGGATATGGCGGGACCCGGCTTGTTGATCGGACAGGCGATCGGGCGGCTCGGCAACTTCGTCAATCAGGAACTCTACGGACCGCCGACTACGCTCCCGTGGGGGATACACATCGCCGCGGAGAATCGGCTCCCTCAGTTTCAGGGATTCCCGGAAGCCACGCGTTTTCATCCGACATTTGCCTACGAGATGCTCTGGAATTTCGCCGCGGCGGGACTCCTATTGTGGCTGTCTCGCCGGTATGAAAAGGAACTCAAGCCTGGAACCTTGTTCGCGGGCTGGTTAATCCTTGCCGGTATCGGACGGACGTGGATCGAGTTCTTCCGTCCCGACCAGCCGAAGATTCCCGAACTGGGGATCAGTTACTCGGCGGTGTTCGCTTCGTTGATGGCGGTGACCGGCGCGGTCATCTTAATGGCGCGCTACAAGGGAATCAGTTTTTCGTTTACCGAGAATTGGGAAGAGGAATACAAAATTACACCTCCCCTTGTTCCTGTCGTGTCGCAGCCGGTAGTTGACGAACCAGTTATTGCGAGACCGAAGAGAAAAACCGCTACGCGGAAACCAAAAGCCAAGTTGTCGCCTCGTAAGACTGGTAAAACCAGCAAGCGAACGAAAAAATCTACATCGTAA
- a CDS encoding SRPBCC family protein, protein MRSFELNIFIDRPRNEVYDHLSEPINMIGLQPYLTTIDILKEQKDTNGVLLRPFYMLETHRWAGLPIFRSKVYTVISLTDPKKQLTIRRYTRGGTQIAYHYEFHQIEEGRTHLIQKTDFEKVNKVFENIVFNRANQSQRGLLTNLKVRLEKQ, encoded by the coding sequence ATGCGCTCTTTCGAACTGAATATCTTTATTGACCGTCCCCGCAATGAAGTCTACGACCATCTGTCTGAGCCGATCAACATGATCGGACTACAACCGTACCTCACCACGATTGATATCTTGAAAGAACAAAAAGACACCAACGGAGTCCTGCTCCGCCCGTTTTATATGCTGGAGACCCATCGCTGGGCGGGGCTTCCCATCTTTAGAAGCAAAGTGTATACGGTGATTTCTCTGACCGATCCGAAAAAACAATTGACGATCCGGCGCTACACCCGGGGCGGGACCCAGATCGCCTATCATTATGAATTCCACCAGATCGAAGAGGGACGCACCCACCTCATCCAGAAAACCGATTTTGAAAAGGTCAACAAAGTATTCGAGAATATCGTTTTCAACAGAGCCAACCAGTCACAGCGGGGCTTGCTCACAAACTTGAAAGTCCGGCTCGAAAAGCAATAA
- the rho gene encoding transcription termination factor Rho, translating to MKILELENEPLSKLRTMGKALNIPNSNRLKKEMLAMMIREAEAQKEGIELRGGVLEIMSEGIGFLRSTNYRISDQDVYVSQAQLRRHDLRAGDLVIGQVRPPRESERHFGLLKVESINGLDPEEASRRPVFESLTPIFPDKRFDLETDHDTLAPRLINLIAPIGRGQRGLIVSPPKAGKTTILKQIANSISTKYPDVHLLVALIGERPEEVTDMDRSVDAEVVASTFDEPVTSHVRTAELALERAKRLVEIGRHVVILMDSITRLARAYNLVVNPSGRTLSGGMDPSALYPPKRFFGAARNIEEGGSLTIIATCLVDTGSRLDDVVYEEFKGTGNMELHLSRKLQERRIYPAVDIERSSTRREDLLLGPDILQRVWLMRRMYIQMITQQPQGAGMDNAVATEAIITRLDRARNNQEFLENLGKDA from the coding sequence ATGAAAATACTTGAACTAGAGAACGAACCCCTTTCCAAACTTCGCACAATGGGAAAGGCTTTGAACATTCCCAACTCGAACCGCCTGAAAAAGGAAATGCTCGCGATGATGATCCGCGAGGCGGAGGCGCAAAAGGAAGGCATCGAACTGCGCGGCGGCGTGCTAGAGATCATGAGCGAGGGGATCGGTTTCCTGCGGTCTACCAATTACCGCATCAGCGATCAAGATGTGTACGTTTCGCAAGCGCAATTGCGGCGGCACGACCTGCGAGCAGGCGATCTGGTCATTGGGCAGGTGCGCCCACCCCGCGAAAGCGAACGTCACTTCGGGCTTCTCAAAGTGGAATCCATTAACGGACTCGACCCCGAAGAAGCCTCCCGCAGACCTGTATTCGAGAGCCTAACCCCGATCTTCCCAGACAAACGCTTCGACCTTGAAACCGACCACGACACGCTCGCTCCCCGGCTAATCAACTTGATCGCACCTATCGGCAGGGGTCAACGCGGACTTATTGTTTCACCTCCCAAGGCAGGGAAAACAACCATCCTCAAGCAAATTGCGAATTCGATTTCAACCAAATATCCCGATGTGCATTTACTGGTCGCTCTCATCGGCGAACGCCCGGAAGAAGTGACCGACATGGATCGCTCGGTAGACGCCGAAGTGGTCGCTTCGACCTTCGACGAACCGGTCACTTCGCACGTCCGCACGGCGGAACTCGCCTTAGAGCGCGCTAAGCGTCTCGTGGAGATCGGGCGGCACGTGGTAATCTTAATGGACTCGATCACACGCCTCGCGCGCGCCTACAACTTGGTCGTCAACCCAAGCGGACGCACGCTCTCCGGCGGTATGGATCCTTCGGCGTTGTACCCGCCCAAACGCTTCTTCGGCGCGGCGCGTAACATCGAAGAAGGCGGCTCGCTGACTATCATCGCGACCTGTCTCGTAGACACCGGCTCCCGCCTCGACGACGTTGTGTATGAAGAGTTCAAAGGCACCGGCAACATGGAATTGCACCTCTCGCGCAAACTTCAAGAACGACGCATCTACCCTGCAGTGGATATCGAACGCTCATCCACGCGTCGCGAGGACCTTCTGCTTGGTCCAGATATCCTTCAACGGGTCTGGCTCATGCGGCGCATGTACATTCAAATGATCACCCAACAGCCGCAGGGCGCCGGCATGGATAACGCGGTCGCGACCGAAGCCATCATCACCCGCCTCGACCGGGCGCGCAATAACCAGGAATTCCTCGAAAACCTCGGCAAAGACGCTTAA